Proteins from a single region of Opitutales bacterium:
- a CDS encoding helix-turn-helix transcriptional regulator, with the protein MLQTLTPFPIRIHRAAVHAIDRSWGDFTMIYSFWRIYGVDRLGASISLPTGVVPLEPENLYIIPAQLAFHPASMESISLTSVHFDVGNIADVSGSSVLQRIHILNVSQFPKETVSQITTCCEAGTRSIQAMQRLGGHMHLIMAEWFESLNESEKTAALQLRERSSRIGPAIELIQNNYARCISLDDIGATLHLSPDHTARLFREALGITPHRYLEHTRLRTAITLLLDSDASIDTIAEQTGFGNRHYFSRVFKKHYGHGPAKYRRRNRALI; encoded by the coding sequence ATGCTCCAAACACTCACACCTTTTCCGATTCGCATACATCGAGCAGCCGTGCATGCAATCGATCGATCTTGGGGCGATTTCACGATGATCTACAGCTTTTGGAGAATATATGGTGTCGATCGGTTAGGAGCGTCTATTAGCCTGCCGACGGGGGTCGTGCCTCTCGAACCTGAAAATTTGTATATAATCCCGGCTCAGCTTGCATTTCACCCCGCCTCTATGGAGTCGATTTCCCTCACTTCCGTCCACTTTGACGTGGGTAACATAGCAGACGTGAGCGGGTCGTCGGTACTGCAGCGTATACACATTCTCAATGTCTCTCAGTTCCCAAAAGAGACGGTGAGCCAGATCACCACTTGCTGTGAAGCGGGGACCCGATCCATACAAGCCATGCAACGCCTCGGTGGACACATGCACCTTATCATGGCTGAGTGGTTTGAGTCTTTGAATGAATCTGAGAAGACAGCGGCGCTTCAACTCAGGGAACGCTCTTCACGCATCGGGCCTGCCATCGAGCTCATCCAAAACAACTACGCTCGTTGTATCTCCCTGGATGATATCGGAGCAACGCTGCATCTTTCGCCAGATCATACGGCACGGCTGTTCCGTGAAGCACTGGGCATAACACCGCATCGCTACCTAGAACACACGCGCCTGCGAACGGCCATCACCCTTCTGCTCGATAGCGATGCTTCTATCGATACTATCGCTGAGCAGACTGGATTTGGAAATAGGCACTACTTTTCTAGAGTATTCAAAAAACACTATGGCCATGGTC
- a CDS encoding sulfatase-like hydrolase/transferase → MHRIGWDEAESLTWGNIDCTKQRKAWNHNQEWLTSGALNILDKFEGDEQPFYLTMATNVIHGPDHGRSILDLDPKATYAGMLDEAPEVQPSRQSIIDRLEAEGLPVSHRTVGMLWIDDAFGALVEKLKEMGIYDNTIIIYSADHGVEGKWSCHSNGTHVPQLWKLPSQHNAGHRSHVLVQNIDFAPTLLDLVGITPPDDYLMDGTSIRSALEGSQEQVHNELYFEFGSQRGIRTPKWKYLTVRYGEDDLKAMKTGMSPAINVHGGKSVSRCQLTHPHFWDPDQIYDFYTDPDEHMNLIDWPENTDVVADMKARLKRYTERFNPAYPDEADPYQNSPMYRSLTQAVVRTGLSDIQENFPFYVEGSY, encoded by the coding sequence ATGCACCGCATTGGATGGGACGAGGCCGAGTCGCTTACCTGGGGCAACATCGACTGCACCAAACAGCGCAAGGCATGGAATCATAATCAAGAATGGCTCACCTCTGGCGCTCTTAATATTCTCGATAAATTTGAAGGCGACGAACAGCCCTTCTACTTGACCATGGCGACCAACGTCATCCACGGTCCGGATCACGGTCGAAGTATCCTCGACCTTGATCCGAAGGCGACTTACGCCGGCATGCTTGACGAAGCCCCAGAAGTGCAGCCAAGTCGCCAAAGTATCATCGACCGTCTAGAGGCAGAAGGATTACCCGTCTCTCACCGCACTGTCGGAATGCTCTGGATCGATGATGCCTTCGGTGCGCTGGTCGAAAAGCTCAAAGAGATGGGCATCTATGATAATACCATCATTATTTACTCGGCCGACCATGGGGTAGAAGGGAAATGGTCTTGCCATAGTAATGGCACCCACGTCCCTCAGCTCTGGAAATTACCGTCACAGCATAATGCCGGACACCGTTCTCATGTCTTGGTGCAAAATATCGATTTCGCCCCCACATTGTTGGATCTCGTCGGCATCACGCCTCCCGATGATTATCTCATGGACGGGACCAGTATTCGTTCCGCATTGGAAGGCTCGCAGGAGCAGGTGCACAATGAGCTTTACTTTGAATTTGGTAGCCAGCGTGGCATCCGCACACCAAAATGGAAATATCTGACCGTGCGCTATGGTGAAGACGATTTGAAGGCCATGAAAACCGGTATGAGCCCGGCGATTAATGTTCATGGCGGTAAAAGTGTATCTCGCTGCCAGTTGACCCATCCGCATTTTTGGGATCCAGACCAAATCTACGACTTTTATACCGATCCCGATGAGCACATGAATCTCATTGATTGGCCTGAGAACACGGACGTGGTTGCAGATATGAAGGCACGGCTCAAACGCTATACTGAACGCTTTAATCCAGCGTATCCAGATGAAGCCGATCCGTATCAAAACTCTCCCATGTATCGCAGTCTGACCCAGGCGGTTGTCCGAACCGGATTAAGCGACATCCAAGAAAATTTCCCTTTCTATGTAGAGGGGAGTTATTGA